One window from the genome of Cryptomeria japonica chromosome 6, Sugi_1.0, whole genome shotgun sequence encodes:
- the LOC131062587 gene encoding DNA-directed RNA polymerase subunit beta'-like: MIMVAREKDLMMVSMGPHHPSMHGVLRLIVTLDGEDVIDCEPVLGYLHRGMEKIAENRTIVQYLPYVTRWDCLATMFTEAITVNAPEKLENIQIPKRASYIRMIMLELSRIASHLLWLGPFMADIGAQTPFFYILREREMIYDLFEAATGMRMMHNYFRIGGVAVDLPYGWIDKCLDFCYYFFPKVTEYEKIIQKHPILLNRAPTLHRLGIQAFIPVLINERAIRLHPLVCAGFNADFDGDQMAVHVPLSMEAQVEARLLMFSHLNLISPTIGDPICVSTQDMLLGLYRSTLQKNQGIYENRYHPNSSKKKIVSPSFYSYDDALKAYEQKQIDLDSPLWLRWGREIDTSIINSVNRELPIEVQYECLGTFYEIYDHFRIRKGRVGEILNKYIRTTIGRIHFNREIEEAIKGLWTYDIRQEMLLFRI, encoded by the coding sequence ATGATTATGGTTGCTAGGGAGAAAGACCTCATGATGGTAAGTATGGGTCCTCATCATCCATCAATGCATGGTGTTCTTCGACTGATTGTTACTCTAGATGGTGAAGATGTTATTGACTGTGAACCTGTATTAGGTTATTTACATAGAGGGATGGAAAAAATTGCTGAGAACCGAACAATTGTTCAATATCTCCCCTATGTAACACGATGGGATTGTTTGGCTACTATGTTCACAGAGGCGATAACGGTTAATGCGccagaaaaattggaaaatattCAAATACCTAAAAGGGCTAGCTATATTAGAATGATTATGCTAGAGTTAAGTCGTATAGCTTCTCATTTGTTATGGCTTGGACCTTTCATGGCTGATATTGGTGCGCAGACtcctttcttttatattttaagaGAGAGGGAAATGATATATGATTTATTTGAAGCTGCCACGGGCATGCGAATGATGCATAATTATTTCCGCATTGGAGGAGTAGCTGTAGATTTACCCTACGGTTGGATAGATAAATGCTTAGATTTTTGCTATTATTTCTTCCCAAAAGTGACAGAATATGAAAAGATTATACAAAAACATCCCATATTGTTAAATCGAGCACCCACCTTACACAGATTAGGAATACAAGCGTTTATACCTGTTTTAATAAATGAACGTGCCATTCGGTTACACCCATTGGTTTGTGCAGGATTTAATGCGGACTTTGACGGAGATCAGATGGCTGTCCACGTACCTTTATCTATGGAAGCTCAAGTAGAAGCTCGTTTACTTATGTTTTCTcatctcaatcttatctctccaaccATAGGAGATCCTATTTGTGTATCGACTCAAGATATGCTTCTAGGACTTTATAGATCAACTCTTCAAAAAAACCAGGGTATTTATGAAAATAGGTACCATCCAAATAGCTCAAAAAAGAAGATCGTCTCGCCTTCGTTTTATAGCTATGATGATGCGCTTAAAGCTTATGAACAAAAACAAATTGATTTAGACAGTCCTTTATGGCTCCGatgggggagagagatagataccTCTATTATTAATTCAGTAAACCGAGAACTTCCTATCGAAGTTCAATATGAATGTTTAGGTACCTTCTATGAAATCTATGATCATTTTCGAATAAGAAAAGGTAGAGTGGGGGAAATACTTAATAAATACATTCGAACAACCATTGGTCGCATTCATTTTAATCGAGAAATAGAAGAAGCTATAAAAGGCTTGTGGACTTATGATATCCGACAAGAAATGTTACTATTtagaatttaa